TCGAAACTATCGCATACATCGATATTTGGTTGGCAATGTGGCTAAGTGTTGAACATTATTACGTGCTGTGTGGCcagaaaaaaatagaaatgtaAGCAGGGCCACCTATTGGTCGAATggaaaaaacaaatgtaaataaaccaCAGCTGATCAGCAAGTTTATTAACGCTCATTTCCTAATTACACTCATGTCTTACGCACGCTCATTTCCTGCCATAGTGAGCTGTTATTGCTTGTAaggaaaatataaacaattccTCTAATTGCGACCCTCTAAGAAATTAAGATATCTACgagttaatattaaattttgaaatataaatcaaatgatgTCAAACCCGATGGTAAGTGCTACAAAATAACGCCACCTATTGGTCAAATATAAGAGACATAAACAAACCACAGCTGATCTGTAAAGTTTGGGAGCCACTGCGCTCTCTGAAAGGCTATTTGAACATCTTCCTCACTTACTTTATAGATATATCGATAAGACCTGCAGTATAAATTTACTACTGTCTCAGCCTCGTTTCAAAGACAgtaatgattaatttattgctattttgctacatttaagttaaaatatatagttattaAATCAGTAGTAATATCgaatacttttcttttttttttgacagctTCAAATGTGCAGTGTCCGTAACGTTTTCATTTAAACACTTTGCAGCACTTGAATAATGGCAGCGGTGAATTTACGTAAAGGtatttttgtaaaacaaattgtGAGTAAAAACTACTTAAACATACCTTATTGGCATCAAATATgaacaaaatgttgctattACAGATTGCCGCTAGACTGCAGCGATGCTATGCTActgccaagcagcaaaagacCAATACCCTAGCCGCGGTTGGTGAATCAATTGCCTCGAAAGGGTAAATATTGAAATCTCATATGACTCAAAGATCTACTGAACACATTGCTTCTAGATTTCTGCGTCCACATAAGCCATATGCACCACCCAAAGATGCAGCGGAGCGTGTGCGTGCTATAGCCGCCGCCTTGCAGCTAAACAAGAGTGGTGGTGACCAGCAGAAGCTCACAGAATTGGAGGACAAGTTCAAATTGCTGTCCGCCTGTTTTGAGGAGCTAAAGCATGGTGTGCCTAATTCACAAGTGCACGAGATAAACACaattgctgatgttgttgctttctATGAGAAGCCAGTTGATACCACTGTGCCGTTGGATGCACTGAAGCGTATTGAGTTGCCAGAGAACTTGCACATTCAGCATGAATATCTGCGCTTCCATCCCGACACAGATACCAAATTCAATGGAAAATCAGCTTTCCCCAAGAGCTCTACGCTAGTTACTGGCCTTAAATACCGACGCAAGTACGAAGGACATGAGGCCAAACGCTCGTGGCcataattgtatttgttaaattaaagtgctgaataaattaatgttttgttCTATTCTATTATATGTTGTGAGACGGTTTGTACTAGATCCGAGCTGTAAATAGTCTTGAGTGCGTTCATTACACGTCCATCCTGAAGAAGCTCCATAAGCCTTTTGTCCGCTTTTGCTTCCTCAAAGGTGGGATACATGAGCTCACTCTGTATTGCGGTCACCGGGGGATTATTTATTATGGTTAGAATCTTCTTTTGCAGCTCAATTTCTGGATCGGGCGCTTTAAGCTTAGCAATGACACTGGCGTCACCCAGCTCTAGCTTACGCTGCTCATCGCGCTGTTCCTCCAAATACTTGATGATGCATTCATATTGCAAAGCCGTTAGTGGACGATTGTCAGacagcatttcaattaattgctgcATTGCATCCGGATGTCGTCGTTGAGCTGGACCCACCTCATCGCGTTGCTTTTTCAAGCGAAAGTCTGTGGTTATCAATGTGAGTGCATCATTCAGTGGCATATTGCGATGTTCCGCAGGCACGCCATATAGAATGTTTACAGTAATGCTCTGGAGAGCCTCATGCTGTGGACTAATTAGCACAGCGTACAAACAGCCTCGTGCCGAAATATTGCTCAGCACCTGCCCAAGCATGACGTCCTCATTGGGAAACAGCACATCGACGCGCATGCCAACTTGCCTAAGGTTATCCTCCACGATCTCGGCATATTTGCTATGAAGGGAAGTCTGTATATAATTTAGGTCCTTTACAAACAGACAACTACTTACGTATTATCACGATTTACCACAATGATTTCACAATCGTTTATTggtgcagcggcagcagtggcGGCACCTGGCATTACGCCCTGTAGAGTTAAAGGCGATTGGGGAAGATTCTTCTTGGCAGCCGTATTGGGCAACTTTGGCTTGAGGCTAGCATTGCGCACTGTCAAGCAATTTGACTTAAATGAAGATCTGTTAAGCGCCGCCGCACATTTGTTGGCTACTTCCTCGCTTTCGAATTGTACAAAACCAAAATTCTTCTGAACCAAGGAGCCCAATACTTTACCATATGGATGACAAATGCTCTCCAGCTCTTCTCGCGTGCATGCAGGCAAGTTAcctaaacaaatgcaaaacgtAAGTAAAGACGTTGAACTCTTTGAAAGGCAAAACATACCTAAGAATATGCGATTTTTTACCAAGGTTGGATCTCTGGCTATATTGTAGTTGACCCCATTAGTATCTCTTTGCGCCATAGCTAGCtagcattaattatttgtattgatgtattataattatcaaaaaagcagcaaaataattggTCCAACAAATTGCTTGTTGTTAAAATCAATACTGCTGTCACTGACAAACAGTGTTGTTAAACGATCATGTAAGCGCCAAAAAATTGTCATTTCAAATAATAGATTTCAAAGGGAACTCtacaactttattaaattatttatgatgaTTTTTAGCCAAACAATTTATGAAAACCTTTTACTGGTTAAagatatacataatataaatatattataccCTGATGTCCTTCGCGTGTCCATCGTGGCACACATGATACGCTTGACAGCCAATTTCCACACTGGCCTGCAATTTGGCACGGCGAGCACATTATGACAACTGAATTGAGTATGCCGcagtttatattaaacattttcttttactgtCGACTGCTCATAGTTgacataaaacaattaaataaattaatgtgaTTGAGACCAACCACGCCAGGCGTGGCGCATGATACTCCAGCTGCAGTGACTTGTACAGGAGTCCAAATCTCGAAACATAGCTTTTGTccgcttttgctgctttaaaggTAGGATACATGACCCCCTCTGTATTTCGGTCACCGGGGGATTATTCATTATTCAGCTCAATTTCTGGATCGGGTGCTCTGAGCTTACCAATTGGACACAGTTCtagcttaagctgcttctCGTGCTGTTTCTTCAGATACTTTATGATGCATTCATATTGCAAAGCCGTTAGCTCCTGATTGTCAGccagcatttcaattaactgcTGCAAGCGACCCGGATGTCGTCGTTCAACCGAACCTTCTGCAACACGTTGCTTTTTCAAGAAAAATTCTGTAGTCATCAATGTTATGGCATCATTCAGTGGCATATTTCGATGCTCGGCAAGCACGCCCTGTAGAATGTTAACAGTAATACTCTGGAAAACCTCATTCTCTGGACTAACTAGCACAGCATACAGACAGCCTCGTGCCGCAATATTACTCAACACGTGCTCAAGTGTGACATCCTCATTGGGAAACAGCACATCTACGCGCATGCCAACTTGCCTAAGGTTATCCTCCACGATCTCGGCGTATTTGCTATGAAGAGAATCCTGTATATAAGTTCGATCCTTAATAAGCGGACAACTACTTACGTATTATTGCGATTTACCACAATGATTTCACAATCGTTTATTggtgcagcggcagcggtagCGGCACCTGGCATTACGCCCTGTACAGTTAAAGTCTTCTTGGCAGTCGTATTGGCCTCCTTTAGCTTTAGGCCAGCATTGCGCACTGTCAAGTAATTCGACTTAAATGAAGATCTGTTAAGCGCCGCCGCACATTTGTTGGCTTCTTCCTCGCTTTCGAATTGTACAAAACCAAATTTCTTCTGAACCAAGGAGCCCAACACTTTACCATATGGATGACAAATGTTCTCCAGTTCTTCTCGTGAGCATAGGGGCAAGTTACCTAAACAAAAGTATAACGTTAGTCAAAACTTTGAATTCTTTGAAAGGCAAAACATACCTAAGTATATGCGATTCTGTACCAAGGCTGGATCTTTGACTATATTGTATATGACCCCATTAGAATCTTTTTGGGCCATAGCTAACTggcattaattatttgttgtcaggtattaaaattatcaaaCAGCAGCACAATAATTCTTCCAACAGATTGCTTGTTGCTAAAATCGATTCGTCTGTCTGTGCCAAACAGTGTTgttaaatgtatgtacattaaaAGCGCCAAAAAATTATCATGTtcaaaaaatagttttcaaaGGGAGctctacaaatttattaaattatctatggtaatttttagcaaaacaatttatgttaaCTATTTACAGGTGAAAGAGAAAGCAAGTGAAAGTAAAAGGGTAATTAGGCGTGTATTAAAAATCCAGCAGCGTGATGCGGATCGTGCAGCTCATGAGCATGTTCCAGCTCAGGTTTCTTCTTTGGCACATAAGGATTGTGCTCAGGATCGGCATTCAaactataaatacaaatatattatcaTAACTTAAAGCAACtcgtatttgtttatacttacTGATAAAAACTGGTGGCCTCCTCGCACTTGACATTATACCACCAATCGCAAGCAAACTCCTTTTGATTAAATATAGTGCCGTTTGTGCAAAGGAATGAAGCACCCTGATGTCCTTCGCGTCCGTCGTGGCACACATGATACGCTTGACATCCAGTTTCCACATTGGCATACATACCCGGCACGGCGGGCACATTATGGCAACTGAATTGAGTATGCGGGACTTCGTGGTAGATGGGATAATCAACACCAGCTACGCCAGGAATCTTATTAAGATCTTGTTTCTCCTCATGGCGCGCTACATGGTGCTCCGGCTGCGGTGGATTGTACAGGTGTCCAAATCTCTAAACATAGCGGTTTATTCATATCAAATGTTACAGATTGCATAACTCGAGTTAAAACCTGTTTCAGCAGACTCCAAAACCCCAAGTGGCAGCGGGCGCCCGCTCATtattagcaaacaattaaacatgtgtgtagtgtatgtgtgtgtagtctgtgtgtgtgcatgtatgtgtgcttcAATTGCATGTTACAATTTTTGGGTCAAAAGTGAACGTAGCGGAGAGTTAGACGGCGGCCAAAGAGATGCCCCGCCAGCATTATAGGCGTTgacttaacattttttaaccCCTTTGATTTACAGCCTAATTAGCAATACTCATCACTTAATTGTCAATAACTACTGCTGGCGCCCCCTGCTGTCTGGCTTTGGCAAATTGTAGTATTAATTACCTGCACTTCGATggccaatgctgctgccaccagcagcaacaacaatgttgaaAATGTCTTCAGCATCTCAAGACTGTCGAAGATATCTGGTTTCGGTAGTTTTTTGGGAATTAAGTAAACATGAACCGAACGCGTTCAGTTTGAAAATCGCACTGAAACTAAAGTGCAGTTTTCCACTTAAGACGCCAACATTCAGCTTTCAAGGgtacacagcaaaaaatactAGTTGAGTTGTAAAATTATGTCATGTTAATGTTTGGTAggcaattttttatagatttttgtgTAAATATGTTATGACAATAGTGcaacttttaataattaataaactaatattttttacCGTGTAGCAAGAGTAAGCGGTTCGTATTTTAGCTTTCGGCTTGAGTTGCTCTTCGTTACTTTCGTTTTTGTGAGTTTCGGAAGCTGCTTTTTGCCTAAGCTTTCGGCCTTATATGGCACCTCCCCCAATAATTGCAGACCCATTGGGTTATTAAAGAAACTTGAAGCAACTATTAGATAAacatattgcatatatttatggcgtgtatcaattttatttagcaagcaaagaaataGTTGCAGCTATTTCTGCAATTGTAAAAGTGAAAGAAATTAAACtatgctaagcaaataattaattagttagcaATTGAATGCTGAATTATTTAGAAGCGTAAGCTCTAAAgaaattgtaattaaactaTAACTTATGTAAATATCTAATACAAGCTTTGTGCTGCGGGATTCAAATCAAGTTTCCTTAACAAATCATCCAATTCGCTAAAAAGctgaaattaaagaaaatcatttaataatagttatgcctaaaaatcatttatatGTGTCCATAGTTACGTGAGTTTTGCCATAACTATCCAAATAGGTCTTGCTGCCACCGGGCGTTTTCTTAAACGCCGACAAAGGTGGACTATGCAACAGATTCACATTTTGATAAGACTGCGCCTTGGATGAGCTGAAGCTAGTGGCATGGCTCTTGCCCACAGTGGGCGCCAGTTCCAGCAAATTGGGCACTGCACAATCCACAAATGTTGTAAATGCAACCAGGCgttaaaagttataaaaactTACTCTTCTTGGGCtggaatttgatttgattgagcAACGgattatgcagctgcagctggcgatAGACGGGCAGCGCATGCttaggcggcagcagcacatgTGCGCGACCCACAGCCTGCGGATAGAGATAGGTTGTCTCTATGGTGGGCACCTGGCGATAGTGATAGCGTCCCTCTCGCGGCGTGTAGCGACCATCAGAGCTAAGTGCAATGTGGTAAACGGTGCGCATGGGCTTGTTATAGTACTGATAGACCTGATAGACGTGGGCGTGGGCATAATGATGCTACATAATTTAGTTTGGAGTCAGCGACTGCAAGTAGCTTACCTGAGGATTGCGCTGCTCTGGCACGATGCCATCGGGCACAGCAATGCCCTCCTTCTGCAAACGATTTAGAAACAGGCGATCGGTCTCAAAGGCAGTGTCGGGTATCTTGCCACCCGCATGTGGCAGCACTTGCTCACGATAGATTTGACGTTTCTTTAAAtggtttgcatttattatttatggctgTCATAAAGCCTGAAATTTAACTACACACCTTATGATGGCGTTCCGTACTTTGAAATTCCGCACTAAAAACACCAGCAGCaagcgtcaacagcagcaacaacacacgACACAATGACATTTTGTATTGaactattttattgtttaatgtttttttcttttgaataCGTTCGATCTGCTGAGAATTCAAGCAAAATTTCAAGTTGCTACAGCACTTGTGTTAACAGCTTGGTACACAAATCCACATTGCAAGCATAATTCTTGTGCAACAACACAAATGTGAATAGAATCCCAATGATTGTCTAATGTTGGAGCTGCGTCATGCGCTGGCGTTGTGGTCGCGTCGACGTTGTCAAACATAAtgaatgcaaatgcataaaccGCGCGgatctgccgctgctgctgctgctgctgctagcgacaccagcagcagcaacaacaacaacagcagcagcgacaacctCAACAAGCTGGAAACCGTCACGTGGTAGTCAGGCACGaatcttcatcatcatcattgccatgttgttgttgttgccaaaaacatttgctgctcagaaaatttttgaaaagtaACTGTTATTTACACAGACTTACTAAACTTACAGCTACTTGAAGTCAAGTAAGTAAGCTAAATAagtacaaataataatattagtttactaaaaaatgtaaaaataatgaaaatgcacaaataaatataatacatttaaatataaattaaaaacctGCACTGCCTGCTTAAAACTTTTAGTTAGAGTATAAACAACATTGCTTTTACTCAAATGCTTAAACACAAAATTAGttatcatttaattatttacgcTTTTGTATTTGCCAATTTGAGCATAtatagcataattaattattttttgcttgtagACAAGATCACAGGTACATGGTTTTGTTTGGGTTAATGGCGCTACTTGCAACTTTCAATATTTAGTCTACTCGAACATTGTTCAGCCAAAAAACATAATAGTTATTATTTTCcatcttctttttctttttttatctTTCATTTTTTGACATGGCAATTTTGGAGTCAATCGTTTTTTAGCTCTTTAAAAGTGAatggctttgttttttgtgtattgttgttgattgcgCTTcagttaataattttgtataatgtttttaaacttattgattgtttttggttattataataaatatttgtgtaatttttgtaGCCACTCGAAACAGCTTGAAGGGTTGTTggaattatgaatttttattggcGCCGTTTAAGGTTTCCACGCAGCcttgaaaacaaattgtgaAAGTGTTATTAATTGAGGTCCAagacaaatttaatatgcaaaagtcGTTAGCCGCACTActctaacaatttaataaatgtcaaaaatgttaaaagatATTCCCACGCACTGATGCTTAAAATTCCATTGGCGCAACATATTTTAGGTGATACGTCAAAtgtataacaataatttaagcgAAAGCTGGCGAAAGCTTGATAATGTTGATAAGAATAGCATTTGGAATGCCAAGCACAAAGCCATTACTACTCTTGTTAACAATTGTAATTACTGTAGATTACACAATCGGTTTTacattacaaattacaatCATAGGTAACTGGAAACCGCATAAATGGAGCAGCTGCTACCAACCTTGGCGATAGCAACTGCAATCAAGATGTAACTCAGTCAACAACATctattgatgatgatgatcaaagattaattattttaaatcgTTGCTGACCTTGCACacagagcgacagacagacagacagtaaaagaaacaatattttgttttgtgggcAGCTTGAGGTGCACCAAATTGGTAGCAAGTCATTGTTAGCCCGGCTACAATTGTTGGCCAAAGTcttgttgtttggcttgtCACGCGCTAATTAGCCACGTTTATGGTTCAAGCAGAGCGAATGTTTTGTAGCTCCATGGAGTCAAGGACTTCGTTAGAGATTCCCACGCAAAACCCTTTAGCGACAATCTACAAGTATGACAAACACGATCTTCAAGTCCAGCGCATCAAAAGTCTGCAGAAGTTGGCCTACAGTCACAGGTTCAATTGCCTTTAATGCCAACTGGTTTGATTCGACATTGTGTGGGATTTCAAcgacaacaatttgcaatttgttaagcataTGCAACTGCTTAATTGGTGTTAAGTCTTAGATTGACGTTTTAATTGCTGACCACAGAAAGCCGAAACAGAAACTGAAACACATGctgtttagtttaaaatatatgattTTCATATTATAACTTCCCGGCATTTATTCATTTGCTGTTTTAAAACAATGCTCACAAATTAAACAGTTATATTAAACTTAGTTcttcacaatttatttaatggaCATAATTCAATTGCCTGGCTCATTTAATTGATAGACCCCAATAAAGacttaatataaaagttagcTCGCTTTATACTCTTTTCGACAATTAAAACGGCATTCGTTGCTTTAATTCAGTGCactaacattttaaatgcaaaattgcgTTTAACTTTAGCTGTCggtgta
The DNA window shown above is from Drosophila busckii strain San Diego stock center, stock number 13000-0081.31 chromosome 3L, ASM1175060v1, whole genome shotgun sequence and carries:
- the LOC108599147 gene encoding uncharacterized protein LOC108599147 — encoded protein: MAQKDSNGVIYNIVKDPALVQNRIYLGNLPLCSREELENICHPYGKVLGSLVQKKFGFVQFESEEEANKCAAALNRSSFKSNYLTVRNAGLKLKEANTTAKKTLTVQGVMPGAATAAAAPINDCEIIVVNRNNTKYAEIVEDNLRQVGMRVDVLFPNEDVTLEHVLSNIAARGCLYAVLVSPENEVFQSITVNILQGVLAEHRNMPLNDAITLMTTEFFLKKQRVAEGSVERRHPGRLQQLIEMLADNQELTALQYECIIKYLKKQHEKQLKLELCPIGKLRAPDPEIELNNE
- the LOC108598720 gene encoding nuclear receptor coactivator 5; translation: MAQRDTNGVNYNIARDPTLVKNRIFLGNLPACTREELESICHPYGKVLGSLVQKNFGFVQFESEEVANKCAAALNRSSFKSNCLTVRNASLKPKLPNTAAKKNLPQSPLTLQGVMPGAATAAAAPINDCEIIVVNRDNTKYAEIVEDNLRQVGMRVDVLFPNEDVMLGQVLSNISARGCLYAVLISPQHEALQSITVNILYGVPAEHRNMPLNDALTLITTDFRLKKQRDEVGPAQRRHPDAMQQLIEMLSDNRPLTALQYECIIKYLEEQRDEQRKLELGDASVIAKLKAPDPEIELQKKILTIINNPPVTAIQSELMYPTFEEAKADKRLMELLQDGRVMNALKTIYSSDLVQTVSQHIIE
- the LOC117134618 gene encoding uncharacterized protein LOC117134618, which produces MLKTFSTLLLLLVAAALAIEVQRFGHLYNPPQPEHHVARHEEKQDLNKIPGVAGVDYPIYHEVPHTQFSCHNVPAVPGMYANVETGCQAYHVCHDGREGHQGASFLCTNGTIFNQKEFACDWWYNVKCEEATSFYHLNADPEHNPYVPKKKPELEHAHELHDPHHAAGFLIHA
- the LOC108598721 gene encoding 39S ribosomal protein L50, mitochondrial; amino-acid sequence: MAAVNLRKGIFVKQIIAARLQRCYATAKQQKTNTLAAVGESIASKGFLRPHKPYAPPKDAAERVRAIAAALQLNKSGGDQQKLTELEDKFKLLSACFEELKHGVPNSQVHEINTIADVVAFYEKPVDTTVPLDALKRIELPENLHIQHEYLRFHPDTDTKFNGKSAFPKSSTLVTGLKYRRKYEGHEAKRSWP
- the LOC108598189 gene encoding uncharacterized protein LOC108598189; this translates as MSLCRVLLLLLTLAAGVFSAEFQSTERHHKKRQIYREQVLPHAGGKIPDTAFETDRLFLNRLQKEGIAVPDGIVPEQRNPQVYQYYNKPMRTVYHIALSSDGRYTPREGRYHYRQVPTIETTYLYPQAVGRAHVLLPPKHALPVYRQLQLHNPLLNQIKFQPKKMPNLLELAPTVGKSHATSFSSSKAQSYQNVNLLHSPPLSAFKKTPGGSKTYLDSYGKTHLFSELDDLLRKLDLNPAAQSLY